A stretch of DNA from Methanoplanus endosymbiosus:
ATGCGGACGGTATCATAGTCATCAGTCCTTCGGATCTGAAGGCTTATCATCGCCACAATGATCTGGAGATTATTTTTAACACGGTGATGAACCTCCTTTAGGAGAGTCTCCTTCTCCCTAAGTGATGTCTCAATCTTTCTCTGTGCAGTAATGTTTTCGGTAATATCAGTCAGTGAGACAATAAAACCCTCATTTTTTCCGTCATCACTGTAAAGCGATGCAGAGAAAGCCTTGCAAAAATGGAGAACACCATTTTTTGAGACAATATTGATAAATTCCTCCTCGGAATTTTCCTTAAAACTGCTTGTAAGCCCTGATGCAACATCCTTACATTCATCCGGGATAAAAGAGAGGTTCTTAAATTCCTCTCCGGCAATCTCGTCAGCCGTATAACCAAACATTTCCGTAAATTTACGGTTGACTTCAGAGACATTCCCCCCCGGAAGAATGGTTATAAGCGGGGAGGGCGAAGTCTCGAATAAGAGCCTGTATTTATTCTCACTTCTTCCGAGTGCTAATGACACCAGAGTCACAATTCCGGCTACACCGACCATGATAATTGCATTATCCCCGGTATTTATAACCAGATAAGGGTCAGGATCAATAATACTCAGCATTGTCAGGAAAAGGGAGATAATAACAAGTGAGAAAATAAAGCCTTTTTTCCGGTAGTAAAATGCTGCAATAATAATCGGCAGCAGAAAGAGATTTGAGGCTGAATCAGTAATATCATAGAAATAGGAATAATAAT
This window harbors:
- a CDS encoding sensor histidine kinase, which gives rise to MDILSAKKMVLSKDSRWIVFIIVLTMLAFVVNYYSYFYDITDSASNLFLLPIIIAAFYYRKKGFIFSLVIISLFLTMLSIIDPDPYLVINTGDNAIIMVGVAGIVTLVSLALGRSENKYRLLFETSPSPLITILPGGNVSEVNRKFTEMFGYTADEIAGEEFKNLSFIPDECKDVASGLTSSFKENSEEEFINIVSKNGVLHFCKAFSASLYSDDGKNEGFIVSLTDITENITAQRKIETSLREKETLLKEVHHRVKNNLQIIVAMISLQIRRTDDYDTVRILRDFRNRVYTMARVHENLYQSESLSAINVKNFLRTLGRDVIVQYTLPDRNIGLVVDVEGDPEMDLDMIIPLALITNELMTNSLKYAFSEGETGDINLSFSEENNEYFVYRYSDNGTINRDLIFNQEKSGLGMKIITSLVDQLNGDFDITPDYKEIIIKFPNKIYYSNSQPQG